From a single Lolium rigidum isolate FL_2022 chromosome 7, APGP_CSIRO_Lrig_0.1, whole genome shotgun sequence genomic region:
- the LOC124677324 gene encoding probable E3 ubiquitin-protein ligase ATL44 → MQQQQEQLATTMVARRLLLAPATTPGPFIADDRDIIIILASLLCALICVLSIGLVARCACGRRLGVGPDAAAAAANRGVKKSVLRAIPTVAYVAAVPASGKGKAAEEEDAGAAPECAICLAEFEDGEAMRVLPQCGHAFHALCVDKWLRGHSSCPSCRRILAVRLPPAQRCQRCGARPDPAAAAPRWKPAAHYGEMPPFLP, encoded by the coding sequence ATGCAGCAGCAGCAAGAGCAGCTAGCCACCACCATGGTGGCGAGGCGGCTACTCTTGGCGCCCGCCACCACGCCGGGGCCCTTCATCGCCGACGACAGggacatcatcatcatcctcgcatcGCTCCTCTGCGCGCTCATCTGCGTCCTCAGCATCGGCCTCGTCGCGCGCTGCGCCtgcggccgccgcctcggcgtcGGCCCCGACGCCGCAGCCGCTGCCGCCAACAGGGGCGTCAAGAAGTCCGTGCTCCGCGCCATCCCCACCGTCGCctacgtcgccgccgtccccgcgTCCGGCAAAGGCAAGgctgcggaggaggaggacgccggggCGGCCCCGGAGTGCGCCATCTGCCTCGCCGAGTTCGAGGACGGCGAGGCCATGCGCGTGCTGCCACAGTGCGGCCACGCCTTCCACGCCCTCTGCGTCGACAAGTGGCTGCGCGGCCACTCCTCCTGCCCCTCCTGCCGCCGGATCCTCGCCGTCCGCCTGCCGCCCGCCCAGCGCTGCCAGCGCTGCGGCGCCAGGCCCgacccagccgccgccgccccgcgctGGAAGCCCGCGGCCCACTACGGCGAGATGCCGCCGTTCCTGCCGTAG